Proteins encoded by one window of Labrus bergylta chromosome 2, fLabBer1.1, whole genome shotgun sequence:
- the ube2d4 gene encoding ubiquitin-conjugating enzyme E2 D4: MALKRIQKELSDLQRDPPAQCSAGPVGDDLFHWQATIMGPSDSPYQSGVFFLTIHFPTDYPFKPPKVAFTTKIYHPNINSNGSICLDILRSQWSPALTVSKVLLSICSLLCDPNPDDPLVPEIAHTYKADREKYNKLARDWTQKYAM; the protein is encoded by the exons ATGGCGTTGAAAAGAATTCAGAAG GAACTGTCTGACCTGCAGAGGGACCCACCTGCTCAGTGCTCTGCTGGACCGGTGGGAGATGATT TGTTTCATTGGCAGGCAACTATAATGGGTCCG aGCGACAGCCCATATCAGAGTGGAGTGTTTTTCCTCACCATCCACTTCCCGACAGACTACCCATTCAAACCACCCAAG GTTGCATTTACAACCAAAATTTACCACCCTAATATCAACAGCAATGGGAGTATTTGTCTGGACATACTGAGATCACAATGGTCGCCTGCACTTACCGTATCGAAAG TATTATTGTCTATCTGCTCTCTTCTTTGTGATCCAAACCCGGATGACCCCCTGGTACCAGAGATCGCCCATACGTACAAAGCTGACAGAGAAAA GTACAACAAATTAGCAAGAGACTGGACGCAGAAGTATGCAATGTGA